One region of Oncorhynchus keta strain PuntledgeMale-10-30-2019 chromosome 24, Oket_V2, whole genome shotgun sequence genomic DNA includes:
- the LOC127911275 gene encoding uncharacterized protein LOC127911275, translated as MLTLQGVESVPQGCWPMLTLQGVESVPQGCWPMLTLQGVESVPQGCWPMLTLQGVESVLQGCWPMLTLQGVESVPQGCWPMLTLQGVESVPQGCWPMLTLQGVESVPQGCWPMLTLQGVEIVPQGCWSMLTLQGVESVPQGCWPMLTLQGVESVPQGCWPMLTLQGVESVPQGCWPMLTLQGVESVPQGCWPMLTLQGVESVPQGCWPMLTLQGVESVPQGCWPMLTLQGVESVPQGCWPMLTLQGVESVPQGCWPMLTLQGVESVPQGCWPMLTLQGVESVPQGCWPMLTLQGVESVPQGCWPMLTLQGVESVPQGCWPMLTLQGMLNWIEIMVTRQATGEFTVMSVEPFLYYLSLLAEGYTVATKGCT; from the exons atgttgactctacaaggtgttgaaagcgttccacagggatgctggcccatgttgactctacaag gtgttgaaagcgttccacagggatgttggcccatgttgactctacaaggtgttgaaagcgttccacagggatgctggcccatgttgactctacaag gtgttgaaagcgttctacagggatgctggcccatgttgactctacaaggtgttgaaagcgttccacagggatgttggcccatgttgactctacaaggtgttgaaagcgttccacagggatgctggcccatgttgactctacaaggtgttgaaagcgttccacagggatgctggcccatgttgactctacaaggtgttgaaatcgttccacagggatgctggtccatgttgactctacaaggtgttgaaagcgttccacagggatgctggcccatgttgactctacaag gtgttgaaagcgttccacagggatgttggcccatgttgactctacaaggtgttgaaagcgttccacagggatgctggcccatgttgactctacaaggtgttgaaagcgttccacagggatgctggcccatgttgactctacaag gtgttgaaagcgttccacagggatgttggcccatgttgactctacaag gtgttgaaagcgttccacagggatgttggcccatgttgactctacaaggtgttgaaagcgttccacagggatgttggcccatgttgactctacaaggtgttgaaagcgttccacagggatgctggcccatgttgactctacaag gtgttgaaagcgttccacagggatgctggcccatgttgactctacaaggtgttgaaagcgttccacagggatgctggcccatgttgactctacaaggtgttgaaagcgttccacagggatgctggcccatgttgactctacaaggtgttgaaagcgttccacagggatgctggcccatgttgactctacaaggt atgctcaattggattgagatcatGGTGACTCGGCAGGCCACCGGTGAATTCACTGTCATGTCCGTGGAGCCATTCCTGTATTATCTTAGCCTATTAGCAGAAGGATACACTGTTGCCACGAAGGGATGCACCTGA